The nucleotide sequence TTAACGAAACATGTGCTTTATACTTTTTATATATATTTCCCGCCCAAAATGCTAATAAACTAACAGGAACAAGACTAGCTGTAGGAACTGTAAATGCAGTTTTATTATTACCTATATGTTGTGTTGCAACTACATCAATGACAAATAATACTAAAAACAATATACCTTGTAAAATTTCCTTTTTAAAACCTTTAATTTTGCAAAAAACAAAATCAATAAGAAAAAATATTATATTAGTAATAAATAATACCTTTATAAACCAAAATTGACCAAGTACTTCCGATTGTATTTCATGAAATGTTAAAATTTTAGCTGCGGAGCTTATAAAATCCCCCATGGAATAATACTTAAAATGATAAACATTGAACTTTATAAAGAAATTATGCAGCACTAAAAAAATAAGTTCATAAGCTATAAAAGGTATATACAAGGTCTTTATTCTCTTTTTAATCAGTGTTATTGGTTTATGAGTATATTTATCCTTGTAAAAATATCCCGATATAAAGAAAAATAATACAACGTGATAAGAATATACAAATCTAAGCAAAGGAGACTCAGTATGTCCTATTACTATTGCAATAATACCTAGTCCCTTTATGACATCCATCTCAAGCGAACGTTTATCCTTCATAGTTTTCCCCTTTTGTACTTACTTTCCTACTCCCCGTCATAAAAGGTAAATACTTCTTTATAGCTGAAATAACTGGTTTTAATACAGCTATACATATTAATATATCTATTAAAGTTATAAAACTTCTTAAAAAGAAATTACTTTGAGGTATACTAAGTAATTTTTGTATAGGATCTAAAATTACTATAAACACAATAAAGTGCAGTCCCATAATAAACAAACTATTTTTTCCAAGCCATTCTAGAAGCTTTGATTCTCTTATCAAATTTGAAAATATAATAACGGTCATAGAACCAGCAATTGCCGCTAAAATAAACATTGGATAAATACCATATCTGCCAACTATCATCTGAACTATAGAATTATTTGCAACTGAAAGTACTAATGTTAAAGCAAGCATTATAAATAGTACCGGAACTGTGTTTATTTTTATATTTATTTTTACGCCTTTAATGAAATTGCCTAGTGCATAAAACACAAGACCTGTAAATGCTATGTCTAATTTTAAAGGCAAATAAACTTTAAATACTGATGTGCTCCATCCCAAAGCTAGGAATATCAATATAAAAGGTACCATAATCCATTTATTACGTGAAAGCTTACTAATAGGATAGTATAGGACACATACTACAAATAAACACATTAAAAACCATAA is from Clostridium acetobutylicum ATCC 824 and encodes:
- a CDS encoding acyltransferase family protein, which encodes MQRTKSIDIAKGIGILLVLLGHRSIPNIMVKFIYSFHMPLFFVISGYLYNADKYTEYTSYIKHKFRTIIIPYISFWIISLIVEVIAMNFNILDKLSFRQAVSEFFYLTPSGFWNGPLWFLMCLFVVCVLYYPISKLSRNKWIMVPFILIFLALGWSTSVFKVYLPLKLDIAFTGLVFYALGNFIKGVKINIKINTVPVLFIMLALTLVLSVANNSIVQMIVGRYGIYPMFILAAIAGSMTVIIFSNLIRESKLLEWLGKNSLFIMGLHFIVFIVILDPIQKLLSIPQSNFFLRSFITLIDILICIAVLKPVISAIKKYLPFMTGSRKVSTKGENYEG
- a CDS encoding acyltransferase family protein, which translates into the protein MKDKRSLEMDVIKGLGIIAIVIGHTESPLLRFVYSYHVVLFFFISGYFYKDKYTHKPITLIKKRIKTLYIPFIAYELIFLVLHNFFIKFNVYHFKYYSMGDFISSAAKILTFHEIQSEVLGQFWFIKVLFITNIIFFLIDFVFCKIKGFKKEILQGILFLVLFVIDVVATQHIGNNKTAFTVPTASLVPVSLLAFWAGNIYKKYKAHVSLNIYFAIISLIGIIISCQFVGTNMGNFFIYPAVFLVNSVLGIYLNLYLSKILVEKNAYKIIEIIGKNSLTILALHIICFKAINLAQIYIYNLSYSYLSHRIINMNNFWWIAYSIVGVLIPVILALGANKVLLFLKKIISKQLA